The sequence TATCCCGCGATGGAGGATTTCCGGCTGGATATCATCATCGACTCGGGGCCATCGGCGCGATCGATCCAGCTCAATCTGCCGCGCTTCACCTTGGTGGGTGCGACGACCCGCTCGGGCATGTTGACCGCGCCGCTGCGCTCGCGCTTCGGGCTGGTGAACCGGCTGGACTACTACACGCAGGAGGAGCTGGCGCAGATCATCGAGCGCTCGGCCGGCTTGCTGGAGATCCCGGTGAAGCATGAGGGCGCGATGGGGATCGCGGCGCGTTCCCGTGGCACGCCGCGCGTGGCGAATGCGCTGCTCCGCTGGGTGCGCGACTATGCGCAGGTGAAGGGCGATGGGACCATCGATGGCCCGCTGGCCGATGCCGCGCTCGCGATGATCGAGATCGACGAGCAGGGTCTGGACGAGATGGACAAGCGCATCCTGGAAGCGCTGATCTACAAGTTCAATGGTGGCCCGGTCGGTGTTGGTTCGCTGGCCGTGGCGGTGGGTGAGGATGGGGCGACGATCGAGGAGGTGCATGAGCCTTTCCTGATCCTGCAGGGGTTCTTGCAGCGGACGCCGCGAGGCCGGGTGGCCTTGCCG is a genomic window of Luteolibacter arcticus containing:
- the ruvB gene encoding Holliday junction branch migration DNA helicase RuvB; the encoded protein is MSENFYQQTTTAPTSTFDVSLRPPVFSEFIGQEKVKDRLLLMVEAARQRGDVLDHVLLSGPPGLGKTTLANIIARATGSQLHVTSGPQIEKAGDLAGVLTNLQKGDVLFIDEIHRLHPAIEEYLYPAMEDFRLDIIIDSGPSARSIQLNLPRFTLVGATTRSGMLTAPLRSRFGLVNRLDYYTQEELAQIIERSAGLLEIPVKHEGAMGIAARSRGTPRVANALLRWVRDYAQVKGDGTIDGPLADAALAMIEIDEQGLDEMDKRILEALIYKFNGGPVGVGSLAVAVGEDGATIEEVHEPFLILQGFLQRTPRGRVALPAAYVKIGAKMPPPGDGQGMLL